Proteins encoded within one genomic window of Gadus chalcogrammus isolate NIFS_2021 chromosome 6, NIFS_Gcha_1.0, whole genome shotgun sequence:
- the LOC130384108 gene encoding ubiquilin-1-like, with product MAGKVKDAEGPAGLFSDSFRVTLKTTIAINDFAVGVNCTVSQLKRCVAKRLGTTEEQLVLIHSGNILRGSDLITEHKGNDGTVNLNMFISPELVSTPASWSVASRTDHELEIDHLTLDNLTPSPTSPLCLVEELGSLGPFVSAPGFFQPLQSQMERQLLSDPVLMSSLLGSPLVQSALSSPQLTKQLLLSNPLILQLLQTSPEVADMMDDPDVIAQMMELTHNPNIIQEVMRNMNCGLTNREPAPADSLQRTKMNSQERSLSPLRVKTRGDPLVTSSSGESQPIRDEELPLPLYRHSTEPLTNMADTPTVNPASKDPFSGGMQSLLEHICACPGLMESLLSGPHVNSILDTLSQNQDLAAQMLLSHPLFSGNPQLQQQIREQLPMFLQQMQSPELLAAMLNPRAMEALLQIQHGLQTLVSEAPALVPSADLESIGVNPADSYIDSPPANAPQGAMVTEQQQMQFVQQMLQMLANTSQQSPE from the exons ATGGCTGGCAAGGTGAAGGATGCGGAGGGACCGGCCGGCCTGTTCTCAGACAGCTTTCGGGTGACCCTGAAGACCACTATAGCGATAAATGATTTCGCCGTCGGGGTAAACTGCACCGTAAGCCAG TTGAAAAGGTGTGTCGCGAAGAGATTGGGGACCACCGAAGAGCAACTCGTGCTCATCCACTCCGGTAACATTCTCCGTGGGTCAGACCTGATAACTGAGCATAAAGGAAACGACGGAACAGTCAACCTCAACATGTTTATCAG tcCAGAGCTTGTGTCTACACCAGCTTCCTGGAGTGTGGCTTCCAGAACAGACCACGAACTAGAGATTGATCACCTTACCCTTGATAACCTGACCCCTTcacccacctctcctctctgtcttg TGGAAGAGCTGGGCAGCCTGGGTCCGTTTGTCAGCGCTCCGGGATTCTTCCAGCCTCTCCAGAGCCAGATGGAGCGACAGCTGCTCTCCGACCCGGTGCTGATGAGCAGTCTCCTGGGTAGCCCCTTGGTGCAGAGCGCCCTCTCCAGCCCCCAGCTCACCAAACAGCTCCTCCTGTCCAACCCTCTAAtcctgcagctcctccagaCCAGCCCAGAGGTGGCCGACATGATGGATGACCCGGATGTCATCGCACAG ATGATGGAGCTCACTCACAACCCCAACATCATACAGGAAGTGATGAGGAACATGAACTGTGGCCTAACAAACCGGGAACCAGCCCCTGCCGACTCACTTCAGCGGACTAAAATGAACTCACAGGAGCGATCCCTCAGCCCTCTGCGTGTAAAG ACCAGAGGAGACCCTCTAGTGACCTCATCGTCGGGGGaatcccagccaatcagagatgaGGAACTGCCACTGCCCTTGTACAGGCATTCAACAGAGCCCCTCACCAACATGGCGGACACACCCACTGTAAATCCTGCCTCGAAGGACCCCTTTTCTGGAG GCATGCAGTCTCTCCTGGAGCATATCTGTGCCTGTCCAGGTCTGATGGAGAGCTTGCTCTCAGGGCCCCATGTCAACAGCATACTGGACACCCTCTCTCAGAACCAGGACTTGGCCGCACAG ATGCTGTTGAGCCACCCGTTGTTCTCAGGGAATCCTCAGCTGCAGCAGCAAATCAGAGAACAGCTTCCAATGTTCCTGCAACAG ATGCAGAGTCCAGAGCTgctggcggccatgttgaacCCTAGGGCGATGGAGGCTCTGCTTCAGATCCAACACGGCCTACAGACCCTCGTCTCAGAAGCCCCGGCTCTGGTACCCAG TGCTGATCTGGAAAGCATTGGCGTTAATCCTGCTGACTCCTACATAGACAGCCCGCCAGCAAATGCACCCCAGGGGGCCATGGtgacagagcagcagcagatgcagTTTGTACAGCAGATGCTGCAGATGTTGGCCAACACCAGTCAACAG AGTCCAGAGTGA